A stretch of the Luteimonas sp. JM171 genome encodes the following:
- the flhA gene encoding flagellar biosynthesis protein FlhA: protein MSAVAQTSGRQILQAVRSGLGAPLIVLALLAMVVVPLPPLVLDGLFSFNIALSLVILLAVIHVRRPLDFSIFPIVLLMATMLRLALNVASTRVILMRGQDGPGAAGRVIEAFGDFVVGGNFAVGIVAFAILTIINFVVITKGAGRVSEVTARFILDAMPGKQMAIDADLNAGLLSREEAKARRDEVRQEADFYGAMDGASKFVRGDAIAAILIMVVTVIGGLAIGMMQHGMSLSEAGSTYVLLTIGDGLVAQIPGLLISTSVALLITRASRSQDMGNAVADQVFGHHKALTIAATILLIVGLVPGMPSFAFLSLAAITGYAAWKIRERQQAAETSDKADAALPAPGEGPTAELGWDDLDPVDPLGLEVGYRLIPLVDSAQGGELMGRIKAVRRKLTQSIGFLIPPVHIRDNLELAPNAYTVQVHGVPVARAEVHPDRLLALDPGGVIEPLQGIPGKDPAFGLDAIWILPTQRVQAESAGYTVVDPATVIATHISHLLREQAPELLGHEEVQQLLSTLARSAPKLVEELTPKALPLAVVARVLQNLLVERVPIRQLRRIAEALVEHAAHTQDPAHLTAAVRTALGRFIVQEIAGPAPELPIYTLAPELERVLQDSAQGGSAALEPGLAERLQQSLADCANQQEARNEPAVVLVPAQVRAPLARLVRHSVPNLSVLAYTEVPEDKRLKLLGTIN from the coding sequence TGGTGATCCTGCTGGCGGTGATCCACGTGCGCCGTCCGCTGGATTTCAGCATTTTCCCGATCGTGCTGCTGATGGCCACGATGCTGCGGCTGGCGCTGAACGTGGCCTCCACCCGGGTGATCCTGATGCGCGGCCAGGACGGCCCGGGCGCGGCGGGCCGGGTGATCGAGGCGTTTGGCGATTTCGTGGTCGGCGGCAACTTCGCCGTGGGCATCGTTGCCTTCGCCATCCTCACCATCATCAACTTCGTGGTGATCACCAAGGGCGCCGGGCGCGTCTCGGAGGTCACGGCGCGCTTCATCCTCGACGCCATGCCCGGCAAGCAGATGGCGATCGACGCCGACCTCAACGCCGGCCTGCTCAGCCGCGAGGAGGCCAAGGCCCGCCGCGACGAGGTGCGCCAGGAAGCCGACTTCTACGGCGCGATGGACGGCGCCAGCAAGTTCGTGCGCGGCGACGCGATCGCAGCCATCCTGATCATGGTGGTGACCGTGATCGGCGGCCTGGCCATCGGCATGATGCAGCACGGGATGTCGCTGTCGGAGGCGGGTTCCACCTACGTGCTGCTGACCATCGGCGACGGCCTGGTGGCCCAGATCCCGGGCCTGCTGATCTCGACCTCGGTGGCGCTGCTCATCACCCGCGCCTCCCGCTCCCAGGACATGGGCAACGCGGTGGCCGACCAGGTGTTCGGCCACCACAAGGCGCTGACCATTGCCGCCACCATCCTGCTGATCGTGGGCCTGGTGCCGGGCATGCCGAGCTTCGCGTTCCTGAGCCTGGCGGCCATCACCGGCTATGCCGCCTGGAAGATCCGCGAGCGCCAGCAGGCCGCGGAGACATCGGACAAGGCCGATGCCGCGCTGCCCGCCCCGGGCGAGGGCCCCACCGCGGAACTGGGCTGGGACGATCTGGATCCGGTGGATCCGCTGGGCCTGGAAGTCGGCTACCGCCTGATCCCGCTGGTCGACAGCGCCCAGGGCGGCGAGCTCATGGGCCGGATCAAGGCCGTGCGCCGCAAGCTCACGCAGTCCATCGGCTTCCTGATCCCGCCGGTGCACATCCGCGACAACCTCGAGCTTGCGCCCAATGCCTACACCGTGCAGGTCCACGGGGTGCCCGTGGCGCGGGCCGAGGTCCATCCCGACCGCCTGCTGGCGCTCGACCCGGGCGGCGTGATCGAGCCGCTGCAGGGCATCCCGGGCAAGGACCCCGCGTTCGGGCTGGATGCCATCTGGATCCTGCCCACCCAGCGCGTGCAGGCCGAATCGGCCGGCTACACCGTGGTCGACCCGGCCACCGTCATCGCCACCCACATCTCGCACCTGCTGCGCGAACAGGCGCCAGAGCTGCTGGGCCATGAGGAAGTGCAGCAACTGCTCTCCACCCTCGCCCGCAGCGCGCCCAAGCTGGTCGAGGAACTGACGCCCAAGGCGCTGCCGCTGGCCGTGGTGGCGCGGGTGCTGCAGAACCTGCTGGTTGAACGGGTGCCGATCCGGCAGCTGCGGCGCATCGCCGAGGCGCTGGTGGAGCATGCCGCCCACACCCAGGACCCGGCGCACCTGACCGCCGCGGTGCGTACCGCGCTGGGCCGCTTCATCGTCCAGGAAATCGCCGGCCCGGCGCCCGAACTGCCGATCTACACCCTGGCCCCCGAGCTGGAACGGGTCTTGCAGGACTCTGCGCAGGGCGGCAGTGCCGCGCTGGAGCCGGGGCTCGCCGAGCGCCTGCAGCAGAGCCTGGCCGACTGCGCCAACCAGCAGGAGGCCAGGAACGAGCCGGCGGTGGTGCTGGTGCCGGCCCAGGTCCGCGCCCCGCTGGCGCGGCTGGTGCGGCACAGCGTCCCCAACCTCTCGGTCCTGGCCTACACGGAGGTGCCGGAGGACAAGCGGCTCAAGCTGCTGGGAACCATCAATTGA
- the flhF gene encoding flagellar biosynthesis protein FlhF has translation MRIRRFVAADMRSALQMVRDAHGPDAVILSNRRTDEGIEIVAASNYDEDFVQRAIEDTRRETVAEAAPPAAAPVAETSRPPAPVSPATPATPAPTAAPAQANAATNGEAPRTELAPSEIWLQSLASPGAAARDADAPPTTARPTASAAPVEPDPAPSALAQAEAGEQCIDGPTFAEILAAGQSEAAELEAAQLAPAPAPSRPVPVPDPPAPASDAEMVRLREELAQMRQMIEREMVRLTDERLRGSPVRAQTMDLMDEYGFDAGITRDVVMEIPADTEAHRARGLMLGLISRRLPICPIDPLEEAGVIALVGPTGAGKTTTIAKLAARYAAKHQARDVALVTTDTVRVGGREQLYSYGRELGIAVHEADSEAGLLQLLQRLQDYRLVLVDTAGLSQRDRALASQLHWLRAARQARTLLVLPANTHFSDLDEVVRRFQVARPQGVVLTKLDETSRLGSALSVVADHELPLTWTTDGQRIPDDLARANAARLVLRLEVPRREADKPFAPEYQDAIA, from the coding sequence ATGAGGATTCGCCGCTTCGTTGCAGCCGACATGCGCAGCGCCCTGCAGATGGTGCGCGACGCCCACGGACCGGACGCCGTGATCCTCTCCAACCGCCGCACCGACGAAGGCATCGAGATCGTCGCGGCCAGCAACTACGACGAGGATTTCGTGCAGCGCGCCATCGAGGACACGCGGCGGGAAACCGTCGCCGAGGCCGCGCCGCCCGCGGCCGCGCCCGTCGCCGAAACGTCGCGCCCCCCCGCCCCGGTTTCACCTGCCACGCCTGCCACGCCGGCTCCAACCGCAGCGCCCGCCCAGGCGAATGCAGCCACCAACGGTGAAGCGCCGCGTACGGAGCTGGCGCCTTCGGAGATCTGGCTCCAATCGCTGGCCTCGCCCGGGGCTGCTGCGAGGGACGCAGACGCTCCGCCCACGACCGCCCGGCCCACTGCCAGCGCCGCGCCGGTGGAACCGGATCCCGCTCCCTCCGCGCTGGCCCAGGCAGAGGCCGGGGAACAGTGCATCGACGGCCCCACTTTCGCCGAGATCCTCGCCGCCGGCCAAAGCGAGGCCGCGGAGCTGGAAGCGGCGCAGCTCGCGCCGGCCCCGGCGCCGTCCCGGCCCGTGCCGGTCCCCGATCCGCCGGCACCGGCCTCGGACGCCGAGATGGTGCGGCTGCGCGAAGAGCTGGCACAGATGCGGCAGATGATCGAGCGCGAGATGGTCCGCCTGACCGACGAACGCCTGCGCGGCTCGCCGGTACGCGCGCAGACCATGGACCTGATGGACGAGTACGGCTTTGATGCCGGCATCACCCGCGACGTGGTCATGGAGATCCCGGCCGACACCGAGGCCCATCGTGCCCGCGGCCTGATGCTGGGCCTGATCTCCAGGCGCCTGCCGATCTGCCCGATCGATCCGCTCGAGGAAGCCGGCGTGATCGCGCTGGTGGGCCCGACCGGCGCCGGCAAGACCACCACCATCGCCAAGCTGGCCGCGCGGTATGCAGCAAAACACCAGGCGCGCGACGTTGCCCTGGTGACCACCGACACCGTCCGCGTCGGCGGACGCGAGCAGCTCTACAGCTACGGGCGCGAACTGGGCATCGCCGTGCACGAGGCCGACAGCGAGGCCGGGCTGCTGCAGCTGTTGCAGCGGCTCCAGGATTACCGCCTGGTGCTGGTTGATACCGCGGGCCTGAGCCAGCGCGATCGCGCCCTGGCCTCCCAGCTGCACTGGCTGCGCGCGGCCCGGCAGGCACGTACCCTCTTGGTGCTGCCGGCCAACACCCACTTCAGCGATCTGGACGAAGTGGTCCGACGCTTCCAGGTCGCCCGCCCCCAGGGCGTGGTGCTGACGAAGCTCGACGAAACCAGCCGGCTGGGCAGCGCGCTCTCGGTGGTGGCCGACCACGAGCTGCCGCTGACCTGGACCACCGACGGCCAGCGCATCCCCGACGATCTGGCGCGGGCCAACGCCGCGCGCCTGGTGCTGCGCCTTGAAGTTCCGCGCCGCGAGGCCGATAAGCCGTTTGCCCCGGAGTACCAAGATGCCATTGCCTGA